Genomic window (Planctomicrobium piriforme):
GCAGGTTCCTCTTTCTTTTCCACCGGCGGTTCCGGCTTCACAGGCGCCACCGGCGCGGGACCGAGCAGTTGCTTGTCGAAGAAGACGGTGACGAACAGATAACGGCTCTTCTTTTTGCCGTCGTCGGCCTTCTCTTCTCCGTCCTTCTTCTCTGTCTCTTTCTTCTCGGCGTCCGGGGTCTCGGGCTTCTTCTCGATTTCTTTGGCGAGGTCTTTCGCTTCGGCAGCAGGAGACTTCAACTGGCCGACTTCGATGTCGATGTCGTTGCCTGCGAACTCCTCGCCGAAGCCAAGCTCGTACATCACGCCGTCGCCGGTGCCGATGTCGACTTTACCTTCGTTGTAGACGAACTCGCCTCGGCCGCTGATGAAGACGCCCTTCTCGGCCATGTCCTGCTGAATGAACGGATCGATCGAGATCGAGCCCCCTTCTGTCTTCAGTCCGGAGCTCAGCGCCTCGGGCTTGGGGCGTACACCCACAATCTGCAACTCGTCGAGTGCGGCCAGCAGGCTGTTCACTTCAGCGGTCTTGAGCTTTTCCGTTTCCGGCTTGAGCCCTTTCAACTGCCATTCCGCTTCATCGGAATCCCTCAGCAGTTCGATCTGCCCTTGCTGGACGACTTTGCCTTTGGCTTCGTCGACGTAGTAACGGCCGATGAGGATGTCTTTGATGTCATCCCGGGTGACTTCCAGCACGTCTTTCTTGATCCAGTCGGAGAACTTCGTCGTCACGTCGAACTTGCCGAGGTCGGCCATGTAGATGCGGTCTTCATCGGCGCGACGGACATTGAACATGTCCTGCGAGTTTTCGACTTTCTTGCCGACGATGAAATCGACGAGCGTTTCATCCCCCTTGTACAGCGTGATGCGATCGCCGCGGCCTTCGGCACTGGCGTCTTTCTCCAGCGGGTCGACCAGGTCGTACCGCTTGTGTGCGGCCTTCGAGCGTTCGACCAGTGCCTGACGGATCACGCCGACCATCGATGCGGCGGTCTTCGCCAGTTTGTCCTGGGCATCGGCCGGATAATCGTGATGCGACGGAATGCGCCACAGGCCGTCTTTGTATTCGACCTTGAAGATCTCGGTCTTGCCGGTGGCGTCGTCATAGGCCGACACCTGCAGGCCGGTCGCGACGTTGGGGTCGTCGAAGTTCGGATAGAACTTGTCGCCGACGTCGGAGAAGTCATCCAGATCGACGGGTCGGTTCGAGTAATAAGTGCCTGCGGCAACAACGACCGAAACCGCCGCGACAGCGACGAAAATCAAGGTTTTCGCGGTCTGATTCATCGTTTTGATTCCTCGTGCGAAACATTCACTATAGCGTCAGTGCTGCCGCTCAGGTGATTCGTGCGGCAAAAACATGGCTCTGCTCAGATGACGACAATGGCTACTCGCGAAGCCGGTCAGATGAGATTCCCTTGCGTTCATCCGCGACTCGGGAGATCAGAATAATCAACCCAAGAATGATGGCCGGCAACGGCGGAATGAAGACGGCCCAGCGCCAGATTCCCCGTTCGATACGGCGGATATCCTGCTCGGTTTCGGTCTTCACGCGACGGACGGTTTCGTTCTTCTCGCGTTCGATTTCCTTTTCGCGCTGGCCGAGTTTGCGGTTCTCGGCTTCGGTCGCGTTCTGCAACCGCACCTGCACTGTGCCGACGTCGACGTTCCCCTTCTCCAGATCCTTGCGGAGATCGTCGAGAATTTTCTGCAGACGGACCTTGGCTTCGTCGAGTTCCTTGTTGGCGGCTTCGTCGGCCTTGGCGAT
Coding sequences:
- a CDS encoding DUF4340 domain-containing protein, producing MNQTAKTLIFVAVAAVSVVVAAGTYYSNRPVDLDDFSDVGDKFYPNFDDPNVATGLQVSAYDDATGKTEIFKVEYKDGLWRIPSHHDYPADAQDKLAKTAASMVGVIRQALVERSKAAHKRYDLVDPLEKDASAEGRGDRITLYKGDETLVDFIVGKKVENSQDMFNVRRADEDRIYMADLGKFDVTTKFSDWIKKDVLEVTRDDIKDILIGRYYVDEAKGKVVQQGQIELLRDSDEAEWQLKGLKPETEKLKTAEVNSLLAALDELQIVGVRPKPEALSSGLKTEGGSISIDPFIQQDMAEKGVFISGRGEFVYNEGKVDIGTGDGVMYELGFGEEFAGNDIDIEVGQLKSPAAEAKDLAKEIEKKPETPDAEKKETEKKDGEEKADDGKKKSRYLFVTVFFDKQLLGPAPVAPVKPEPPVEKKEEPAADKPAETPPATAAEKKPEEAAKPEEKKPDPKEAYQKALEEYKLLQEVYDSKQKAYDDKVKAGEKRVAELNRRFADWYYVISEDLFDRLKLKREDLVEKVEPAKEESKPEEKANAPAMEKPQTPAPATDNADAPKLPAPPTTPPASPAAPAPATPAAPAEPAPPATPPAETPKPEPAAPPKETPAPTGN